The Neochlamydia sp. S13 genome has a segment encoding these proteins:
- a CDS encoding F-box-like domain-containing protein — protein sequence MHPTSSASIESLPNELLLPILEACAVSSLFSVCKRWHHLLDSEAMPSLYKKIAQLHFPGKNTTTKRTLMLAKVYQLNPGLTSTEKVYQVFKQVFTLAKFISPLEFIEKTEEKRGLTLANYSSYLLNINRLLLWKKLPGGEGYLSREEIKHLPLEKKGELLRDWIEENCKNITALNLSKVGLTYLPSEIYQLSQLQGLELNQNQLSSLPAEIGQLSQLRNLGLIRNQFTSLPAEIGQLSQLRWLYLNQNQLSSLPAEIGQLSQLQRLELNQNKLASLPAETGQLSQLRWLYLNQNQLSSLPAEIGQLSQLAWLNLNQNQLTSLPAEIGQLFQLQRLELNQNQLANLPTEIGQLPELRALLLNQNQLTALPTEIGQLSKLRTLELNQNQLTSLPTAIGQLSQLTILKLAENPLKDIAEKIRQRFQL from the coding sequence ATGCATCCTACCTCTTCGGCATCTATTGAAAGCTTGCCCAATGAATTGCTGCTCCCTATCTTAGAGGCTTGCGCAGTTTCTTCCTTATTTAGCGTCTGTAAAAGATGGCATCATCTGCTAGATTCTGAAGCGATGCCTTCTCTTTATAAAAAAATAGCCCAGCTTCATTTCCCCGGGAAGAATACCACTACCAAGCGAACTCTTATGTTAGCTAAAGTTTATCAACTTAATCCTGGACTTACCTCTACCGAAAAAGTTTATCAAGTTTTTAAACAAGTTTTTACCTTAGCTAAATTTATTTCTCCTCTGGAATTTATAGAGAAAACAGAAGAAAAAAGAGGCTTAACTCTGGCTAATTACTCCTCTTATCTCTTAAATATTAATCGCCTTTTACTTTGGAAAAAACTTCCTGGTGGGGAAGGATACTTGAGCCGAGAAGAAATTAAGCACTTACCTCTAGAGAAAAAAGGAGAGCTTCTTAGAGATTGGATTGAAGAAAATTGTAAAAACATCACGGCTTTAAATTTATCTAAAGTAGGCTTGACTTATTTACCCTCAGAAATATACCAGTTGTCTCAGCTGCAAGGGCTTGAATTAAATCAAAACCAGCTCTCCAGCCTTCCTGCAGAAATCGGGCAGCTGTCTCAGCTGCGAAACCTTGGCTTAATTCGAAACCAATTCACCAGTCTGCCTGCAGAAATCGGGCAGCTATCTCAGCTGCGATGGCTTTACTTAAATCAAAACCAGCTCTCCAGCCTTCCTGCAGAAATTGGGCAATTGTCTCAGCTACAAAGGCTTGAATTAAATCAAAACAAGCTCGCCAGTCTGCCTGCAGAAACCGGGCAGCTATCTCAGCTGCGATGGCTTTACTTAAATCAAAACCAGCTCTCCAGCCTTCCTGCAGAAATCGGACAATTGTCTCAGCTGGCATGGCTTAACTTAAATCAAAACCAGCTCACCAGTCTGCCTGCAGAAATCGGGCAGCTGTTTCAGCTGCAAAGGCTTGAATTAAATCAAAACCAGCTTGCCAATCTTCCCACAGAAATCGGGCAACTGCCTGAGCTGCGAGCGCTTCTCTTAAATCAAAACCAGCTCACCGCTCTGCCTACAGAAATCGGGCAGCTGTCCAAGCTGCGAACGCTTGAATTAAATCAAAACCAGCTCACCAGCCTGCCTACAGCAATCGGGCAATTGTCTCAGCTTACCATACTTAAATTAGCGGAAAATCCTTTGAAAGATATTGCAGAAAAAATAAGGCAGCGTTTTCAATTGTAG
- a CDS encoding DUF4440 domain-containing protein, giving the protein MTRFLFSLFLWASASLFAQNELPLASMEINNFLQSFDAAWNTHNTKALISLWSPQGDFMTPQGRWIMNPTQLEKHFKSGKLGFYGKSTISQSLDAARLLNPELVIVDSTVRLDKGVKDDPLNSLLQHAVYILIKNKEQWKILSLRMYQFQPQSAE; this is encoded by the coding sequence ATGACACGCTTTTTATTTAGCTTATTCCTATGGGCGAGTGCCTCTTTATTTGCCCAGAATGAATTGCCTCTTGCTTCTATGGAAATAAACAATTTTTTACAATCCTTTGATGCTGCTTGGAATACACATAACACAAAAGCTTTAATTTCTTTATGGAGTCCACAAGGAGATTTTATGACTCCTCAGGGACGCTGGATCATGAATCCAACTCAACTTGAGAAGCACTTTAAATCAGGAAAACTTGGCTTTTATGGAAAAAGTACAATCAGTCAATCTTTAGATGCAGCTCGTTTATTAAATCCTGAGCTTGTAATAGTGGATAGCACAGTCAGATTGGATAAGGGGGTTAAAGATGATCCTCTTAACTCCCTTTTGCAGCATGCTGTGTATATTTTAATAAAGAATAAAGAGCAATGGAAAATTTTAAGCCTTAGAATGTATCAATTTCAACCCCAGTCTGCCGAATGA
- a CDS encoding DUF2156 domain-containing protein translates to MIIKPLTLEHQPLLSPAWRDLCVTYDLHFAEYSFANAFLFRKKYAYQFVECSTPCLQGRWQNNDCFVIPSVPPKQIKFKLSELLPGCTCCFFPLPDAWVEDCQKMNMSLISCRADTDYLFRKSKLQTLQGRELSSRRNLLNQLERKYFLESKEIKEENIQEAFKLLERWQSQKEDSKEITDYYSCLEALTYISKLHLFGRIAYADGQAFGFTLGELLTPKTALLHFTKALTSIKGATPFLYRDFALSLPDSVQWINLEQDLGIPALRQAKNAYNPDLLLTKWKAS, encoded by the coding sequence ATGATTATAAAGCCCCTTACATTGGAGCATCAACCTCTTCTTTCGCCGGCCTGGCGAGATCTTTGTGTAACTTATGACTTGCATTTTGCCGAGTATAGTTTTGCCAATGCTTTTTTATTTCGAAAAAAGTATGCTTACCAGTTTGTGGAATGCTCAACTCCTTGCCTTCAAGGAAGATGGCAGAATAATGATTGTTTTGTCATTCCTAGCGTGCCCCCTAAGCAAATAAAATTTAAGCTTTCCGAGCTTTTGCCAGGCTGTACCTGCTGTTTTTTTCCTCTTCCAGATGCTTGGGTAGAAGATTGTCAAAAAATGAATATGTCTTTGATCTCTTGCCGAGCCGATACAGACTATCTTTTTCGCAAGTCCAAATTGCAAACTTTACAAGGTAGAGAATTAAGCAGCCGAAGAAATTTATTAAATCAGTTAGAAAGAAAATATTTTCTTGAGTCCAAAGAAATTAAAGAGGAAAATATACAGGAGGCTTTTAAGCTACTGGAGAGATGGCAATCTCAAAAGGAAGACTCTAAAGAAATAACCGATTACTACTCTTGTTTAGAAGCATTAACATACATTTCCAAATTACATCTCTTTGGAAGAATTGCCTATGCTGACGGCCAAGCCTTCGGATTTACTCTGGGTGAACTCCTGACTCCAAAAACAGCTCTATTGCATTTTACCAAAGCTTTAACTTCTATTAAAGGAGCGACACCCTTTCTTTATCGAGATTTTGCTTTAAGCCTACCTGATAGTGTGCAGTGGATCAACCTAGAGCAAGATTTAGGAATTCCTGCCCTTAGGCAAGCTAAAAATGCATATAATCCTGATCTATTATTAACTAAATGGAAGGCTTCATAA
- a CDS encoding DNA-3-methyladenine glycosylase I: MKKNLTNLQERPRCAWVPKDHQLYEAYHDNEWGVAVHDDLKHFEFLILESAQAGLSWETILKRRLHYAEAFANFNWIEIAKFNQQRVENLMKNSGIIKNRLKIQAAINNAQRFMEVREEFGTFDAYVWQFIGGKTKNNYRKSIKEVPSETEESRALSKDLRRRNFKFVGPTIMYAYMQAVGMVNDHTQDCFCYVQES, from the coding sequence ATGAAAAAAAATTTAACTAACCTGCAGGAACGCCCACGATGTGCTTGGGTGCCAAAAGATCATCAACTTTATGAAGCATATCATGATAACGAATGGGGTGTCGCCGTCCATGACGATCTTAAGCACTTTGAGTTCTTAATTTTAGAAAGCGCTCAAGCTGGCCTCAGTTGGGAGACAATCCTTAAGCGCCGTCTACATTATGCCGAAGCTTTTGCTAATTTTAATTGGATAGAGATAGCTAAATTTAATCAGCAGAGAGTAGAAAATTTAATGAAAAATTCGGGGATTATCAAAAATCGTTTAAAAATCCAAGCGGCTATTAACAACGCTCAAAGATTCATGGAAGTCCGTGAAGAATTTGGCACTTTTGATGCCTACGTTTGGCAATTTATAGGAGGGAAAACTAAAAATAATTATCGGAAAAGTATCAAAGAAGTTCCCTCTGAAACAGAAGAATCGCGAGCCTTGAGTAAGGATTTACGACGTCGAAATTTCAAATTTGTAGGCCCTACTATCATGTATGCTTATATGCAAGCAGTGGGTATGGTTAATGACCATACACAAGACTGCTTCTGCTATGTCCAAGAAAGCTAA